One segment of Salvelinus fontinalis isolate EN_2023a chromosome 12, ASM2944872v1, whole genome shotgun sequence DNA contains the following:
- the rp2 gene encoding protein XRP2: protein MGCWFSKKSKRKSPEKEPTPTTAEEKTNSSSNANNIDPCSNTTEDPPKQYSWDKREKVDPKDFMLTGLKDATVGRLPGKLNGQQFVIQDCDNCKIFVLDHSATITIDDCTNCCIVMGPVKGSVFFRDCKDIKCVVACQQFRTRDCQKMEVFLCCATQPIIEASTGMKFGCFQYYYPELAFHFKDAGLSIFNNNWSNVHDFTPVSGETNWSLLPEDTVVLDHVPAPDPESEFKSVRVSAEASRSIVPMTKGGRRKESDESCLFVFFAGDYTTANARKLIDEASGKGFVLIQTKEVSLRPEDVSRVFQNDAEGLLEWITNGPVTALELNGDGVVEACKSLASDLFSGTKVFVSDNRNTSSRDVDNFFNFADMQMGL, encoded by the exons ATGGGTTGCTGGTTCTCCAAAAAATCCAAGAGGAAATCACCCGAAAAGGAACCTACTCCGACAACGGCGGAAGAGAAGACGAACAGCAGTAGTAACGCCAACAACATTGACCCCTGCAGCAATACAACGGAGGATCCACCGAAACAATACAGCTGGGACAAACGTGAAAAG GTTGACCCTAAGGACTTCATGCTAACGGGGCTGAAGGATGCCACGGTGGGCCGTCTGCCAGGCAAGCTGAACGGACAGCAGTTTGTCATCCAGGACTGTGACAACTGTAAGATCTTCGTGTTGGACCACTCCGCCACCATCACCATCGACGACTGCACTAACTGCTGCATCGTTATGGGGCCGGTGAAGGGCAGTGTTTTCTTCAGGGACTGTAAGGATATCAAGTGTGTGGTGGCCTGCCAGCAGTTCAGGACCAGGGACTGTCAGAAGATGGAGGTGTTCCTGTGTTGCGCCACTCAGCCCATCATCGAGGCGTCCACGGGGATGAAGTTCGGCTGCTTCCAGTACTACTACCCCGAGCTGGCCTTCCACTTCAAGGACGCAGGCCTCAGCATCTTCAACAACAACTGGAGCAACGTCCATGACTTCACGCCCGTCTCCGGGGAGACCAACTGGAGTCTGCTGCCTGAGGACACTGTGGTGTTGGACCATGTTCCGGCCCCTGACCCGGAATCAGAGTTTAAATCAGTCCGGGTCTCAGCTGAGGCATCCCGCAGCATCGTACCCATGACCAAAGGAGGCAGACGCAAGGAGAGTGATGAGTCCTGTCTGTTTGTGTTCTTCGCTGGGGACTACACCACTGCTAACGCCCGGAAACTCATTGATGAG GCCTCTGGGAAAGGGTTTGTGCTGATCCAGACTAAGGAAGTGTCCCTGCGCCCCGAGGACGTCAGCAGAGTGTTCCAGAACGATGCAGAGGGACTCCTAGAGTGGATCACCAACG GCCCAGTGACAGCCCTGGAGTTGAATGGGGACGGGGTAGTGGAGGCCTGCAAGAGCCTGGCCAGTGACTTGTTCAGCGGCACCAAG GTGTTTGTTTCAGACAACAGAAATACTTCCTCTCGAGATGTGGACAACTTCTTCAACTTTGCTGACATGCAGATGGGCTTGTGA